One Skermanella pratensis genomic window, CAAGGTCCGTGCGGCCCTGCTCGTCGAGTTCCAGCGGAACCATCGCCGGGGACCGGCTCGGGCGGGCGATGCCCCCCTTCTCGTAATGGACGACCACATCGTAAAGAGTCGACGACGAGCCGTTGTGCATGAAGGGCGGGCGGACCGCCACCGACCGGAGCGTCGGGGTCTTGAAGGCGTACTGCATCATCCCGTCCGCCTTGTCCTGCCGTCCGCGGCCAAGATCGGTGGTCGTGGTGCCGATATCGTGAAAGGCATCGTCCGTGAAGCGCCAGCCGCCGTGGCATGCGGAGCAACCGGCCGCGGTGTTGAACAGCAGAAAGCCGCGCTTGGCGGAGTCGGAGATGGCGGTCTCGTCGCCCTCCACCCAGCGGTCGAAGGGAGCGACGCCCGGCTCGATCGTCCGCTCGTAGGCGGCGATCGCCGTCACGATGGCATCGATATCGATGGAGGAACCCGGCAGGGCCGCGCCGAAGGCGGAGACATAGTCGGGCACGGCGCGGACCCGTTCCTCGATGACCGCGACCTCCACCGGCGTGTCGGTCTCGCGCATCGACATCGATCCCGTCGCGATGGACGACTTGGCCTGCGCTTCGAGGGTGGCGCTCTTGCCGTCCCATCCCACCGGCGCGCCGTCGGCATGTCCGAGACCGACCAGGGGCTGGGACTTGCGGGAAGTCGGCTTGCCTGAATCGTTGAGGCTGCGCGGGTCGGTCGCGGCCCAGGCGGCATCGGGGAAATGGCAGCTTCCGCACGAGGTCTTGCCGGAGGCGGACAGCCTGGTATCCCAGAACAGGCGCCCGCCGAGATCGACGAGAGCCTGGTTCGCGACCGCGAGCGCGGCCGGGCGTCGATAGGCCTCCTTCAGCGCATCGAGTTCCTCGCCATGATCCGCCCGGCCCTGGGCCAGGACGGGCGGCGTTCCCAAGCCCTGGACAAGGGCGATCATCGCGGCGCCGAACCCGACCGCGAAAAGTGTCTTAGTGATGCGCATAAAAATGCCTTTGCTTAAACCCGCCGGTCAGCGCGAAGAAACTTTCAACCTTGACCGGCGTTCATCTCTCGTCCCGCAATACAATAT contains:
- a CDS encoding cytochrome-c peroxidase; its protein translation is MRITKTLFAVGFGAAMIALVQGLGTPPVLAQGRADHGEELDALKEAYRRPAALAVANQALVDLGGRLFWDTRLSASGKTSCGSCHFPDAAWAATDPRSLNDSGKPTSRKSQPLVGLGHADGAPVGWDGKSATLEAQAKSSIATGSMSMRETDTPVEVAVIEERVRAVPDYVSAFGAALPGSSIDIDAIVTAIAAYERTIEPGVAPFDRWVEGDETAISDSAKRGFLLFNTAAGCSACHGGWRFTDDAFHDIGTTTTDLGRGRQDKADGMMQYAFKTPTLRSVAVRPPFMHNGSSSTLYDVVVHYEKGGIARPSRSPAMVPLELDEQGRTDLVEFMKTLTGVEDGGAARIPVPRR